The DNA sequence GGGCTTCACAGAACGAGCGGACGCCAGTCAGGCAGATCACCGCCATCTTCACCGCCCCGAGCACTTCGTAGAAAAACAGCCGCGGGAGATCCACCGGCATGCCGCCGGCGCGGGCGTACGCGGCGACCATCTCGTCGTGCGACAGCAATCCTTGGCAGAGCTCGCCGCTGCTGTAGAACTTCAGCACCGCCCAGGCGAGATCTTCCATCGGGTCGCCGAGGTGGGCCATCTCCCAATCGAGGATCGCGGTGATGCGGTCGCCTTCGTAGAGAAAATTTCCGGCGCGGTAGTCGGCATGCACCAGCACGATCTCGGACCGCTCGGGCAGATGATTGGCGAGCCAGTCGAGTGCGGTGGCGAGCACCGGTCGCTCTTCGAGCTTCTGACGATGATACTCGCGCTCCCACCAGTCCAACTGCGCGCGCGCCGCCGCGTGGCCGGAACTCGGCGCGCCGAGGAAATCGAGTTCGAGCGCCCGCCAATCGGCGCGATGGATGGACGCGAGATGGCGAACGAAGTCGTCGCTGATGCTGCGCCGTGTAGCGTCGCTTTCGGTTGGCGGGAGAATCACTGGCGGGGCGATGCCGGCAATGCGCTGCATGACCATGAACGGTCGATCGAGCCAGCGCGGATCTTCTTCGAGCCAATACATGCGTGGCACCGGGATGCCAATCTTACCCGCCGCGCACAGCACCAGAAACTCCGTCTTGCGGTCAGATTCGAGCACGCTCGCGGTCGGATCGCGGCGAATGATCAGCGGGTGCACGGTGCGCTCGCCCGCTTCGCTCCACTCGGCGTCGACCAGCCACGTTTCACGCGAGGCGCCGCCACCGGTGCGTTCGAGGCGATGAATCACCACGTCGCGAGCCGCGGGCAGGCGCGCCGCCAGATACGCAGTGAGGCGATCACGATCCATTTGAGTCGTGTAGCGTGAAGAGGAGTCAGAAGCCAGAAGTCAGGAGGCAGGAGTCGGGAGGCGAATCCAGAAGCCAGAATTCAGAACTCAGAAGGCTCACGAATCACGACGAGTCACGACTACTCGCCGTAACAACTTGCTACATCGAGCTCGCGGCCGTCGCGGACGGCGGAGTATTTGGCCCAGAACAAATCGTCGATCTTCTTCAGCGTCGGCTTTCGCTTCTTGGCGCGATAGCGCGTGCGGTGACCGGGGCCGCCGTTGTAGATGGCATACGTCGCGCGCGCAAGGTTCTCGTTACCGCCGGGTTGTTGGTGTTCGCCCTTCTCGATGGCGTAGTCGCGCAGATAGTGCAGCAGGATCTCGCTGCCGGCGCGGCCGTTGTACTGAATGTCGCCGGCGAGCCCTTTGAGATCGTACACGCCGCGCCACACCGTCTGGTTCACTTGCATTAAGCCGATCGAGCCGACGCTCGACTTGAGCGGCGCGAGCTTCCCGTTGCGCCGGATGAATTGCCGCCAGCAGCTCTCCTGCCACGCGG is a window from the Deltaproteobacteria bacterium genome containing:
- a CDS encoding phosphotransferase family protein — translated: MDRDRLTAYLAARLPAARDVVIHRLERTGGGASRETWLVDAEWSEAGERTVHPLIIRRDPTASVLESDRKTEFLVLCAAGKIGIPVPRMYWLEEDPRWLDRPFMVMQRIAGIAPPVILPPTESDATRRSISDDFVRHLASIHRADWRALELDFLGAPSSGHAAARAQLDWWEREYHRQKLEERPVLATALDWLANHLPERSEIVLVHADYRAGNFLYEGDRITAILDWEMAHLGDPMEDLAWAVLKFYSSGELCQGLLSHDEMVAAYARAGGMPVDLPRLFFYEVLGAVKMAVICLTGVRSFCEARTYEAVNALVGLMVPRLEADLIAKLEM